The proteins below come from a single Rosa rugosa chromosome 2, drRosRugo1.1, whole genome shotgun sequence genomic window:
- the LOC133729499 gene encoding protein INCREASED PETAL GROWTH ANISOTROPY 1 — MVAGKVRVAMGLQKSPSPARSSKPEPPPKPPSPSVSSGKSSQKAVFSRSFGVYFPRSSAQVQPKPPDVTELLRLVEELRDRESRLKTELLEFKLLKESVAIVPVLENEIFNKDEEIGRANRKIEVLESENRRLRSEAELVRVELEEERRESEKKVEEMEAKIKAIQAEISEMKKTASESDELSSSQRFQGLMEVSVRSNLIKNLKKGVKCTDISASLESQQRLERSDSKREEVEIEMPRHSRCNSEDFAESTLSTLRSRIPRVPKPPPRPSSSSSSNGENKASATGEQANIPPPPPPPLPTQAKVAPPPPPPPSRLAPPPPPPPPKGRKTVTEKVRRVPEVVEFYHSLMRRDSRRDSGTGASDAPATANARDMIGEIENRSAHLLAIKTDVETQGDFIRFLIKEVENAAFTDIKDVVPFVKWLDDELSYLVDERAVLKHFDWPEQKADALREAAFGYCDLKKLETEASSFPDHSRQPCGPTLKKMQALLEKLEHGVYNLSRMRESATKRYKVFQIPTNWMLDTEFVSQIKLASVKLAMKYMKRVSAELEIVGGGGPEEEELIVQGVRFAFRVHQFAGGFDAETMRAFQVLRDKVRSCHVQCQNQQQQKFVCKSTPC; from the exons ATGGTAGCCGGGAAGGTGAGGGTAGCAATGGGGTTACAGAAATCCCCATCGCCGGCGCGTAGTAGTAAGCCAGAGCCGCCTCCGAAGCCGCCGTCGCCGTCAGTGAGTTCCGGCAAGTCGTCGCAGAAGGCGGTGTTCTCACGCTCCTTCGGCGTGTACTTCCCACGCTCCTCCGCGCAGGTCCAGCCGAAGCCGCCGGACGTGACGGAGCTGCTCCGACTAGTGGAGGAGCTCCGGGACCGGGAGTCGAGGCTGAAGACGGAGCTTCTGGAGTTCAAGCTGCTGAAGGAGTCGGTCGCCATTGTTCCGGTGCTGGAAAACGAGATCTTTAACAAGGACGAGGAGATTGGGAGAGCCAACAGAAAAATTGAAGTGCTTGAAAGCGAGAACAGGAGGTTGAGGAGTGAAGCGGAGTTGGTTAGGGTGGAGTTGGAGGAAGAGAGGAGGGAGAGCGAGAAGAaagtggaggaaatggaggcgAAAATCAAAGCTATCCAGGCGGAGATTTCGGAGATGAAGAAAACGGCGTCGGAAAGCGACGAGCTTTCGTCGTCGCAGAGATTTCAGGGGCTGATGGAGGTGTCTGTTAGGTCCAATCTGATCAAGAACTTGAAGAAGGGAGTGAAATGTACGGACATCAGTGCAAGCCTGGAGAGTCAGCAAAGACTGGAACGATCGGATTCGAAGAGAGAGGAGGTTGAGATTGAAATGCCGAGACACTCCAGGTGTAACTCGGAGGATTTCGCCGAGTCGACTCTGTCTACTCTCAGATCTCGAATCCCTAGGGTTCCGAAACCGCCGCCGAGaccgtcgtcgtcgtcgtcatccAACGGTGAAAACAAGGCCTCTGCAACAGGAGAGCAAGCCAACATTCCACCTCCGCCTCCGCCGCCGCTACCGACTCAGGCGAAGGTGGCACCTCCACCGCCGCCTCCACCATCACGATTGGCGCCGcctcctccaccgccgccgccgaaGGGGAGGAAGACGGTGACGGAGAAGGTGAGGCGAGTGCCGGAGGTTGTGGAGTTTTACCACTCTCTGATGCGGAGGGACTCTCGGAGAGACTCCGGTACCGGAGCTTCCGACGCACCGGCCACCGCCAATGCCCGTGACATGATCGGAGAGATCGAGAACCGCTCTGCTCACTTGCTCGCT ATCAAAACGGATGTAGAAACGCAGGGAGATTTCATAAGGTTTTTGATCAAAGAAGTCGAGAATGCAGCGTTTACAGACATCAAGGATGTGGTGCCTTTTGTCAAATGGCTGGATGATGAGCTCTCTTATTTG GTGGATGAAAGAGCTGTGCTTAAGCATTTTGACTGGCCGGAGCAGAAGGCTGATGCCCTGCGTGAGGCTGCATTCGGGTATTGCGATCTCAAGAAGCTTGAAACAGAGGCTTCTTCGTTCCCTGACCATTCCCGCCAGCCCTGCGGTCCAACACTTAAGAAGATGCAGGCTTTGCTTGAAAA ATTGGAGCATGGTGTTTACAACCTTTCGAGGATGAGAGAATCTGCGACGAAAAGATACAAAGTTTTCCAGATACCTACAAATTGGATGCTGGATACTGAGTTTGTAAGCCAG ATCAAGCTGGCATCCGTAAAATTGGCAATGAAGTATATGAAGAGAGTCTCTGCGGAGCTTGAAATAGTAGGTGGTGGtggcccagaagaagaagagctgaTAGTTCAAGGCGTTCGATTTGCCTTCCGTGTGCATCAG TTTGCTGGTGGTTTCGATGCAGAAACGATGAGAGCTTTCCAGGTATTGAGAGATAAAGTGAGATCATGCCATGTACAATGCCAAAACCAGCAACAGCAAAAATTTGTTTGCAAGTCCACACCATGCTAA
- the LOC133729498 gene encoding uncharacterized protein LOC133729498, with amino-acid sequence MTACLFLNLPLSSSSASFTSQTNKNNPAVSSHSLLTLIPTQFPLRTPRFSRQIRAASTAMEAQKSETSGSAQPMKLLFVEMGVGYDQHGQDVTSAAMRACRDAITSNSIPAFRRGSIPGVTFEEMKLQIKLGVPHILQQSLDVEKVKSVFPYGKILNVEVVDGGLICSSGVVVEDMGDKNDDCYIVNAAVYIGY; translated from the exons atgaCGGCCTGCTTGTTCCTAAATCTGCCACTTTCTTCCTCATCTGCTTCCTTTACTTCTCAAACTAATAAGAATAACCCAGCAGTTTCTTCACACTCACTTCTCACTCTAATCCCAACCCAATTCCCTCTTCGAACCCCTCGATTCTCACGCCAAATCAGAGCCGCATCGACTGCCATGGAAGCCCAGAAAAGTGAGACCAGCGGCTCAGCTCAACCTATGAAGCTCTTGTTCGTGGAGATGGGTGTGGGCTACGACCAACATGG GCAAGATGTTACGTCCGCAGCAATGCGGGCTTGTAGAGATGCCATCACTTCCAATTCGATTCCTGCTTTTCGAAGAG GGTCAATACCTGGTGTTACATTTGAGGAGATGAAACTACAGATCAAGCTGGGAGTGCCTCATATACTACAACAGTCGCTCGATGTCGAGAAGGTCAAATCAGTCTTTCCATA TGGAAAGATTTTGAATGTTGAAGTTGTTGATGGTGGACTGATATGCTCAAGTGGCGTGGTTGTAGAAGATATGGGAGATAAGAATGATGACTGTTATATAGTGAATGCAGCAGTTTATATTGGTTACTAG
- the LOC133729497 gene encoding protein trichome birefringence-like 37, with amino-acid sequence MGFRLQALFLTFLQALVLFSQEAVSAGHHGSPLKRGRKQVTSCNLFQGNWVFDPSWNPLYDSSSCPFIDAEFDCIKYGRPDKQFLKYAWKPDSCNLPRFDGSDFLKRWSGKKIMFVGDSLSLNMWESLSCMIHASVPNAKNTFVKKDPISSVNFQDYGVTLFLFRTPYLVDIVREDVGRVLKLDSIEAGKYWKDMDMLVFNSWHWWTHKGNDRPFDYFQDGTNLYKDMDRLTAYLKGLSTWAKWVDTNVNPSKTKVFFQGISPTHYQGQEWNSPKKNCQGELGPLTGSTYPAGAPPEAGVVSRVLSTIKNPVYLLDITTLSQLRKDAHPSTYSGDHSGNDCSHWCLPGLPDTWNQLLYASLIM; translated from the exons ATGGGTTTTAGGCTCCAAGCTCTGTTCCTCACATTTCTTCAAGCTCTGGTCTTGTTTTCACAGGAAGCAGTGTCAGCTGGCCACCATGGCAGCCCTTTGAAACGTGGAAGAAAGCAAGTGACCAGCTGCAATTTGTTCCAAGGCAATTGGGTGTTCGACCCTTCTTGGAATCCCCTATACGATTCCTCGAGCTGTCCCTTCATTGATGCCGAGTTTGATTGCATAAAGTACGGAAGGCCGGACAAGCAGTTCCTCAAGTACGCATGGAAACCCGACTCTTGCAACCTGCCAAG GTTTGATGGGAGTGATTTTCTGAAGAGATGGAGTGGGAAGAAGATAATGTTCGTGGGGGACTCGCTGAGTCTGAACATGTGGGAATCGTTGTCGTGTATGATACATGCGTCGGTGCCAAATGCCAAGAACACTTTTGTGAAGAAGGACCCGATATCATCTGTGAACTTTCAG GATTATGGAGTGACCTTGTTTCTATTCCGCACGCCGTATCTCGTAGATATAGTCAGAGAAGACGTCGGCCGTGTGTTGAAGCTGGACTCTATCGAGGCCGGAAAGTATTGGAAAGACATGGACATGTTGGTCTTCAACTCATGGCATTGGTGGACCCATAAGGGAAACGATCGGCC ATTTGATTATTTTCAGGACGGGACAAACTTGTACAAAGATATGGACCGTTTGACAGCATATCTCAAGGGGCTTTCCACTTGGGCAAAATGGGTTGACACAAATGTTAATCCTTCTAAGACCAAAGTTTTCTTTCAGGGGATTTCTCCGACCCATTACCA GGGCCAGGAATGGAACTCCCCGAAGAAGAATTGCCAGGGAGAACTTGGGCCGCTAACTGGATCGACATACCCAGCAGGGGCACCTCCAGAAGCTGGTGTTGTAAGTAGAGTGTTGAGTACTATTAAGAATCCAGTTTATTTGCTCGACATTACGACACTCTCACAGTTAAGGAAGGATGCTCATCCCTCAACATATAGCGGTGACCATTCAGGTAACGATTGCAGCCACTGGTGTCTGCCTGGGTTGCCTGATACATGGAACCAACTCTTATATGCATCACTCATCATGTGA